A genomic stretch from Coffea arabica cultivar ET-39 chromosome 10c, Coffea Arabica ET-39 HiFi, whole genome shotgun sequence includes:
- the LOC113714523 gene encoding NAC domain-containing protein 17 isoform X1 codes for MKVIEEEISSCFGSGKIFPPGFRFHPTDEELVLYYLKKKMCRRFHLLDVIGETDVYKWDPEELPGLSKLKTGDRQWFFFSPRDRKYPNGARSNRATRRGYWKATGKDRIITCNARDVGVKKTLVYYQGRAPSGVRTDWVMHEYTLDEEELKRCQAVKDYYALYKVYKKSGPGPKNGEQYGAPFKEEEWDDEGGETNGLIDHNDQENPVKLVNETAPVSENGIVSQPQSHLDDFEEFMNGMANEPVVVPSPAVDYGYSLEELLCEEEAQSNLVDQSSREVNLHDQSTAVHPACQEYNVQPSFDLTQSGTSQLQLHEASEVTSVPQSYASAPHAVEGDFLEDFLEMDDLLGPQPTVQAFGKSAVENLQFDEFDGLSELDLYKDAPLFLNEFETGEQGQIAQPYMNNMGTEVVDPVSSFYFNDGLTETINCEQTYLSNPEEVSFQPWSHDQRSSVFAATEAHQGTIQPAISGMGYDGNFSDHGSGADQNQSGKQDGTDSWFSSALWSFVESIPTTPASASESANRAFERMSSFSRVRINSKNTNVAAGSISATSSSSVKCKSGFFCFSLLGLLCAILWMLIGTSVKVLGRCIA; via the exons ATGAAGGTAATTGAAGAGGAAATCTCGTCTTGTTTTGGGAGTGGTAAAATTTTTCCACCCGGATTCCGGTTCCACCCCACCGATGAAGAGCTGGTCCTCTACtatttgaagaagaagatgtgTCGCCGGTTTCATCTGCTCGACGTCATCGGCGAGACTGATGTTTACAAGTGGGACCCAGAAGAGCTGCCTG GATTGTCTAAATTAAAAACTGGGGACAGGCAGTGGTTTTTCTTCAGTCCCAGAGATAGGAAGTATCCCAATGGAGCGAGGTCCAACAGGGCAACCAGGCGTGGGTACTGGAAAGCAACGGGGAAAGATCGGATAATTACATGTAATGCTCGTGATGTTGGGGTGAAGAAAACCTTGGTTTACTATCAAGGTCGTGCACCTTCAGGTGTGCGAACAGACTGGGTGATGCATGAATACACCTTGGATGAAGAAGAGCTAAAAAGATGTCAGGCTGTGAAGGATTATTATGCACTTTACAAGGTATATAAAAAGAGTGGACCAGGTCCAAAGAATGGTGAACAATATGGTGCACCTTTTAAGGAGGAGGAGTGGGATGATGAAGGAGGTGAGACCAATGGACTTATTGACCACAACGACCAGGAGAATCCTGTGAAGCTGGTTAATGAAACAGCTCCTGTTAGTGAGAATGGAATTGTGTCTCAGCCGCAGTCCCATTTAGATGATTTCGAGGAGTTTATGAATGGAATGGCAAATGAGCCTGTAGTTGTTCCATCTCCTGCAGTGGACTATGGATATTCTTTAGAGGAGCTCTTGTGCGAGGAGGAGGCCCAGAGTAATCTAGTGGATCAATCCTCACGGGAAGTCAATTTACATGATCAAAGCACAGCTGTTCACCCAGCCTGTCAGGAGTACAATGTGCAGCCTAGCTTTGACTTGACACAGTCAGGTACATCTCAATTACAGTTGCACGAGGCATCTGAGGTCACATCTGTTCCACAGAGTTATGCATCAGCTCCTCATGCGGTTGaaggggatttcctggaagaTTTTCTAGAGATGGATGATCTTCTTGGTCCACAACCAACTGTTCAGGCCTTTGGAAAATCCGCTGTTGAAAATCTGCAGTTTGATGAGTTCGATGGGTTGAGCGAGCTTGACCTGTATAAGGAtgcacccttatttcttaatgAGTTTGAAACAGGGGAACAGGGGCAGATTGCTCAACCTTATATGAATAATATGGGCACTGAAGTTGTGGATCCTGTTTCAAGTTTCTATTTCAACGATGGTTTAACGGAAACTATAAACTGTGAGCAGACTTATTTAAGCAATCCAGAGGAGGTGAGTTTTCAACCATGGTCACATGATCAAAGGAGCAGTGTCTTTGCTGCAACAGAAGCTCATCAGGGGACCATACAGCCAGCAATCTCAG GTATGGGTTATGATGGTAACTTTTCCGATCATGGTTCTGGAGCTGATCAAAATCAGAGTGGCAAACAGGATGGTACAGACTCTTGGTTTTCTTCTGCTCTCTGGTCTTTTGTGGAGTCTATACCCACCACTCCTGCTTCAGCTTCAGAAAGTGCGAATCGGGCCTTTGAGCGAATGTCTAGCTTTAGTAGGGTAAGAATAAATAGTAAAAACACGAATGTTGCTGCAGGTAGTATCTCAGCAACTTCAAGTAG
- the LOC113714523 gene encoding NAC domain-containing protein 17 isoform X2 yields the protein MKVIEEEISSCFGSGKIFPPGFRFHPTDEELVLYYLKKKMCRRFHLLDVIGETDVYKWDPEELPGLSKLKTGDRQWFFFSPRDRKYPNGARSNRATRRGYWKATGKDRIITCNARDVGVKKTLVYYQGRAPSGVRTDWVMHEYTLDEEELKRCQAVKDYYALYKVYKKSGPGPKNGEQYGAPFKEEEWDDEGGETNGLIDHNDQENPVKLVNETAPVSENGIVSQPQSHLDDFEEFMNGMANEPVVVPSPAVDYGYSLEELLCEEEAQSNLVDQSSREVNLHDQSTAVHPACQEYNVQPSFDLTQSGTSQLQLHEASEVTSVPQSYASAPHAVEGDFLEDFLEMDDLLGPQPTVQAFGKSAVENLQFDEFDGLSELDLYKDAPLFLNEFETGEQGQIAQPYMNNMGTEVVDPVSSFYFNDGLTETINCEQTYLSNPEEVSFQPWSHDQRSSVFAATEAHQGTIQPAISDGWYGKTMSSSTW from the exons ATGAAGGTAATTGAAGAGGAAATCTCGTCTTGTTTTGGGAGTGGTAAAATTTTTCCACCCGGATTCCGGTTCCACCCCACCGATGAAGAGCTGGTCCTCTACtatttgaagaagaagatgtgTCGCCGGTTTCATCTGCTCGACGTCATCGGCGAGACTGATGTTTACAAGTGGGACCCAGAAGAGCTGCCTG GATTGTCTAAATTAAAAACTGGGGACAGGCAGTGGTTTTTCTTCAGTCCCAGAGATAGGAAGTATCCCAATGGAGCGAGGTCCAACAGGGCAACCAGGCGTGGGTACTGGAAAGCAACGGGGAAAGATCGGATAATTACATGTAATGCTCGTGATGTTGGGGTGAAGAAAACCTTGGTTTACTATCAAGGTCGTGCACCTTCAGGTGTGCGAACAGACTGGGTGATGCATGAATACACCTTGGATGAAGAAGAGCTAAAAAGATGTCAGGCTGTGAAGGATTATTATGCACTTTACAAGGTATATAAAAAGAGTGGACCAGGTCCAAAGAATGGTGAACAATATGGTGCACCTTTTAAGGAGGAGGAGTGGGATGATGAAGGAGGTGAGACCAATGGACTTATTGACCACAACGACCAGGAGAATCCTGTGAAGCTGGTTAATGAAACAGCTCCTGTTAGTGAGAATGGAATTGTGTCTCAGCCGCAGTCCCATTTAGATGATTTCGAGGAGTTTATGAATGGAATGGCAAATGAGCCTGTAGTTGTTCCATCTCCTGCAGTGGACTATGGATATTCTTTAGAGGAGCTCTTGTGCGAGGAGGAGGCCCAGAGTAATCTAGTGGATCAATCCTCACGGGAAGTCAATTTACATGATCAAAGCACAGCTGTTCACCCAGCCTGTCAGGAGTACAATGTGCAGCCTAGCTTTGACTTGACACAGTCAGGTACATCTCAATTACAGTTGCACGAGGCATCTGAGGTCACATCTGTTCCACAGAGTTATGCATCAGCTCCTCATGCGGTTGaaggggatttcctggaagaTTTTCTAGAGATGGATGATCTTCTTGGTCCACAACCAACTGTTCAGGCCTTTGGAAAATCCGCTGTTGAAAATCTGCAGTTTGATGAGTTCGATGGGTTGAGCGAGCTTGACCTGTATAAGGAtgcacccttatttcttaatgAGTTTGAAACAGGGGAACAGGGGCAGATTGCTCAACCTTATATGAATAATATGGGCACTGAAGTTGTGGATCCTGTTTCAAGTTTCTATTTCAACGATGGTTTAACGGAAACTATAAACTGTGAGCAGACTTATTTAAGCAATCCAGAGGAGGTGAGTTTTCAACCATGGTCACATGATCAAAGGAGCAGTGTCTTTGCTGCAACAGAAGCTCATCAGGGGACCATACAGCCAGCAATCTCAG ATGGATGGTATGGGAAGACCATGTCATCTTCAACTTGGTGA
- the LOC113714398 gene encoding uncharacterized protein, whose product MDDGLKNAKRLGGKLATRERQLLRGKTCFVDLLLRKAIQMPANALFGQLFIAQMKEERNKEATFLISAFKKSEKVDELLELAGYYKTFLMNSYQEASIQELNLQLILTHTRPWQ is encoded by the exons ATGGACGATGGGCTCAAGAATGCAAAGCGACTG GGAGGAAAATTGGCCACCCGTGAAAGACAACTGCTGAGGGGAAAAAC GTGTTTTGTTGATCTCTTGCTCAGAAAAGCAATCCAAATG cCAGCTAATGCGCTTTTTGGACAACTTTTTATAGCTCAG ATGAAGGAAGAACGAAATAAGGAGGCTACTTTTCTTATTTCAGCCTTCAAG AAAAGTGAGAAAGTTGATGAATTGCTTGAGTTGGCTGGCTACTACAAGACTTTTCTCATGAATTCTTATCAAGAAGCAAG CATACAAGAGCTTAATCTACAGTTGATTTTGACACATACAAGGCCATGGCAGTAA
- the LOC113714927 gene encoding very-long-chain aldehyde decarbonylase GL1-9-like, whose product MVFWEAYVSDESMGTFAPIVVYWLYAGFYQLLPPLDKYRLHTRKEEDEKNLVPLGSVIKGVLLQQLVQAVVAELLFRLTSNMNSSGIIVQPSIFIQIVQIIIAMLVMDTWQYFVHRYMHQNLFLYRHIHSQHHRLVVPYAIGALYNHPLEGLLLDTFGGAISFLISGMTARTAVIFFCFAVVKTVDDHCGLWLPGNIFHLLFQNNTAYHDIHHQLQGTKFNYSQPFFPIWDKLLGTYVPYRLVKRPEGGFEARLIKD is encoded by the exons ATGGTGTTTTGGGAGGCGTATGTGAGTGATGAATCAATGGGGACATTTGCTCCAATAGTGGTGTATTGGCTGTATGCTGGGTTTTACCAGCTGCTTCCACCTCTAGACAAGTATAGGTTGCATACTAGAAAGGAGGAAGATGAGAAGAATTTGGTGCCTTTGGGGTCAGTTATTAAAGGTGTCCTTTTGCAACAGCTGGTTCAGGCTGTAGTTGCAGAATTGCTTTTTCGG TTGACCTCAAATATGAATTCATCTGGAATCATAGTTCAGCCTTCAATTTTTATCCAGATTGTGCAGATAATCATTGCAATGCTGGTTATGGACACATGGCAATATTTTGTGCACCGGTACATGCACCAGAACTTGTTTCTATACCGACATATCCATTCCCAACACCATAGGCTGGTTGTCCCTTATGCCATTGGGGCCCTGTACAATCACCCACTTGAAGGTCTTTTATTAGACACATTTGGTGGTGCTATTTCCTTTCTCATCTCAGGAATGACTGCAAGAACTGCTGTGATATTCTTCTGCTTCGCTGTAGTGAAAACTGTGGATGATCATTGTGGACTATGGCTTCCTGGTAATATTTTCCATCTACTTTTCCAAAACAATACTGCATACCATGATATTCATCATCAACTCCAAGGCACAAAGTTCAACTACTCTCAGCCATTCTTTCCCATCTGGGACAAGCTTCTAGGAACATACGTGCCATACAGACTTGTCAAGCGACCTGAAGGGGGTTTTGAGGCCAGACTGATCAAAGACTGA